Proteins co-encoded in one Streptomyces roseochromogenus subsp. oscitans DS 12.976 genomic window:
- a CDS encoding bifunctional transcriptional activator/DNA repair enzyme AdaA, translating into MTTYSAVVTTGIYCRPGCGSQPLAENVRTFELPAAAEANGFRACLRCRPWRVAGPVAADVPELLCRAVQLIVAGALDTGTEAALGARLAVSPRHLRRLFTQHLGVTPDQLARSRRAHFARRLLDDTDLTVADVAFASGFGSVRQFNRDIRLVFQASPVELRSRRRRADRLVADGGLVLRLPFAPPLHWPGLLAFLAERAAPGVESVREGVYRRTISLDGAAGLLEVCASGEDHLLLRAHLPFWEGLIHIVERVGRIFGVDADMAPAEAALAGDPLIGPLIAARPGLRVPGAWGAFEIAVDAVLGQYADRPLVRERMAALVEAAGQPVPGLGDGLTHLFPSAETVATADLKGAGLPAETADTLRTLALAAARDDTLFDRGSPLADVVRGLAAVPGVTEDTAQRIALRLGYDDAFPAVGRADAATRGEAGAEDVEIGAAAEDGESGAAWRPWRAFAATHLAVAAFPALTA; encoded by the coding sequence ATGACGACTTACTCGGCCGTGGTCACCACCGGCATCTACTGCCGACCGGGCTGCGGATCACAGCCGCTCGCGGAGAACGTGCGCACGTTCGAGCTCCCGGCGGCGGCCGAGGCGAACGGATTCCGGGCGTGTCTGCGGTGCAGGCCCTGGCGGGTGGCCGGGCCGGTCGCCGCCGACGTTCCCGAACTGCTCTGCAGGGCCGTGCAGTTGATCGTCGCGGGGGCGCTGGACACAGGTACCGAGGCCGCGCTCGGCGCCCGGCTCGCCGTGTCGCCCCGGCATCTGCGGCGGCTGTTCACCCAGCACCTGGGGGTGACCCCGGACCAGCTCGCCCGCTCGCGGCGCGCGCACTTCGCACGCCGGCTGCTGGACGACACCGACCTGACGGTGGCCGATGTGGCCTTCGCGTCCGGGTTCGGCAGCGTACGGCAGTTCAACCGGGACATACGGCTGGTGTTCCAGGCCTCGCCCGTGGAACTGCGCAGCCGGCGCAGACGCGCGGACCGGCTCGTGGCGGACGGCGGGCTGGTGCTGCGGTTGCCGTTCGCGCCGCCGCTGCACTGGCCGGGCTTGCTGGCGTTCCTGGCCGAGCGGGCCGCACCCGGTGTGGAGTCGGTGCGGGAGGGCGTGTACCGGCGCACGATCAGCCTGGACGGTGCGGCCGGGCTGCTGGAGGTGTGCGCGAGCGGCGAGGACCATCTGTTGCTGCGAGCCCATCTGCCGTTCTGGGAAGGGCTGATCCACATCGTCGAGCGCGTCGGCCGGATCTTCGGCGTGGACGCGGACATGGCTCCGGCCGAGGCCGCCCTGGCCGGTGATCCGCTGATCGGCCCACTGATCGCGGCCCGCCCGGGACTGCGGGTGCCGGGCGCCTGGGGAGCCTTCGAGATCGCCGTGGACGCCGTCCTCGGCCAGTACGCCGACCGGCCGCTGGTGCGGGAGCGGATGGCCGCCCTTGTCGAGGCCGCGGGACAGCCGGTTCCAGGGCTCGGCGACGGCCTGACCCACCTCTTCCCGTCCGCCGAGACGGTGGCCACTGCCGACCTCAAGGGTGCCGGACTCCCGGCGGAAACGGCGGACACCCTCAGGACCTTGGCGCTCGCCGCCGCGCGCGACGACACGTTGTTCGACCGCGGCTCACCGCTGGCGGACGTCGTCCGTGGCCTGGCCGCCGTCCCCGGCGTCACGGAGGACACGGCACAGCGGATCGCGCTGCGACTGGGCTATGACGACGCCTTCCCGGCCGTGGGCCGGGCCGACGCGGCGACGAGGGGCGAGGCGGGCGCCGAGGACGTCGAGATAGGTGCGGCCGCGGAGGACGGTGAGTCCGGCGCCGCTTGGCGCCCCTGGCGCGCCTTCGCCGCGACCCACTTGGCCGTGGCCGCCTTCCCCGCGCTGACGGCCTGA
- a CDS encoding TetR/AcrR family transcriptional regulator, whose protein sequence is MTAQLDAGRSNQKKRTRTAIVEAARELIATGAEVTMPAIARTALVSEATAYRYFPDLPSLISEALAGSWPPPAEALRPVADSPDPVVRVSYACEFLLRGILARQGAVRAMIAATVTRPETAKTRPGIRFGLIDHALEPLRDTLGATNPDALTQLERDLAVVVSAEALFSLTDLCGLTPDEAVASAVHTARTLTEAAVRATGGERAK, encoded by the coding sequence AGGCCGCAGCAACCAGAAGAAGCGCACGCGGACGGCGATCGTCGAGGCCGCCCGCGAACTCATCGCCACGGGAGCCGAGGTGACCATGCCTGCGATCGCCCGCACGGCCCTGGTCTCCGAGGCGACCGCCTACCGGTATTTCCCGGATCTGCCGTCCCTGATCAGCGAGGCCCTGGCAGGCAGCTGGCCGCCTCCGGCCGAGGCCCTGCGGCCGGTCGCGGACTCGCCCGACCCCGTCGTACGCGTCTCCTACGCCTGTGAGTTCCTGCTGCGGGGGATACTCGCGCGGCAGGGCGCGGTGCGCGCGATGATCGCGGCCACCGTCACCCGCCCCGAGACGGCGAAGACACGCCCGGGTATCCGCTTCGGCCTCATCGACCACGCGCTGGAACCGCTGAGGGACACGCTGGGGGCAACGAACCCGGACGCGCTCACCCAGCTGGAGCGGGACCTCGCGGTGGTCGTCAGCGCGGAGGCACTCTTCTCCCTCACCGATCTGTGCGGCCTCACTCCCGACGAGGCGGTCGCCAGTGCCGTACATACCGCGAGGACCCTGACGGAGGCGGCGGTGCGTGCGACGGGTGGCGAGCGAGCCAAGTGA